CGATTCATTTCATTCATCACAGCGCATGCACTCCTATGCCTTGGTGGAGGGTTTTGATGGGTGGCTCACTTCGGCCAGGACGGGGCTTGATCGGGGCCGAGGCAGTCGCCAGCACCCGGTCTACGTAGGACGGCAGGTAGGAGATCGGCTCGCGCGCCTCGGCTCGGGCACGGGCCACGGCAGAGCGCATCTGCCCCACCGTCACGCGGCTGGTGCACCAGCTGTTGGCCAACGGCCAGAACTTCTTGCGGTCATGGATGCTGGTGTGGTCAACCTGCACGCCAAACTCTTCAAACACAGTTGCCCATTCGGCTTCACGAGCAGGCACAACGGCATCCGTGCGCGCCTTTTCTTCATCATCGATATGGTTCTGGTTCTGGTTGGTTGTACGTCCGTTCAACGACCGTTCAACGTCCGTTGCACCGGGTTCACCGTCACCACCGTGGCCCGGTTGACCAGTCACAGCACCACCAGCCAGTGGCGGCGCGGGCTTCTTTCCGCCCCTGCGTTTGGCCGCAGACGCTTTGCCAGCAAGCGATTGCTGCTCCTGTTTTTTCAGGTATGCAGCCAACTCGATATCACAGCGCTCGTTGTGCCAGCCGTCATCCTGCAGCGTGAAGAACTCATCCAGCAGCCCTTGCAGCGCCTTGCGCAGCTCATCAGACGTTGCCAGCACACGGCGCGCCAGCTTGTCAAAGTCCGGGTTCAACGGCTGCTCGGT
This window of the Comamonas testosteroni genome carries:
- a CDS encoding YdaU family protein — protein: MNHYPHHIGDFNNATRHLTFVERALYRELLDLYYDTEQPLNPDFDKLARRVLATSDELRKALQGLLDEFFTLQDDGWHNERCDIELAAYLKKQEQQSLAGKASAAKRRGGKKPAPPLAGGAVTGQPGHGGDGEPGATDVERSLNGRTTNQNQNHIDDEEKARTDAVVPAREAEWATVFEEFGVQVDHTSIHDRKKFWPLANSWCTSRVTVGQMRSAVARARAEAREPISYLPSYVDRVLATASAPIKPRPGRSEPPIKTLHQGIGVHAL